A window of Heterodontus francisci isolate sHetFra1 chromosome 2, sHetFra1.hap1, whole genome shotgun sequence genomic DNA:
CTGTGCACAAATGTCTTTTGCCATGTTGAGATCCATCCCTAGTCGCTGCCTCTACCCGGAGATCAGCATGTTGTCGGAAGGAGACGAGGAACTTGACAGTGAGAGCTCGGGTTCAGAGACATCCTTCAGTCTAGGACCttatggtggaggaggaggaggaaagaggaaaAGGAAAGCCAGGGTGCCGGGAGTCATTAGACAGAGACAAGCCGCAAAtgccagggagagagacaggaccaACAGTGTCAACACGGCATTCACGGCGCTCAGGACTCTCATCCCCACCGAACCCGCCGATAGGAAACTATCCAAAATAGAGACTCTGCGCTTGGCTTCTAGTTACATCTCACACCTGGACAACGTGCTGTTGCTGGGAGAGGCTGGGGATGGACAACCCTGTCACACAAGTGCATCCAGCTActaccctggtaccagggtcactgAGACAGAGAGCAACCAGCCCAAACAGATCTGCACCTTCTGCCTGAGCAACCAGAGGAGAATGGTAGGTACAAACTTTCCTAACAATCTTGGGTAGGTGAAACCTGTCAGCTCAGTCTACCACTAGCCTCCAGCTAGGCAGCTTTTATATGTCAGACTGGGCACCGACAATGTGTGAGGCAACTTCTGAAAC
This region includes:
- the scxa gene encoding basic helix-loop-helix transcription factor scleraxis, which produces MSFAMLRSIPSRCLYPEISMLSEGDEELDSESSGSETSFSLGPYGGGGGGKRKRKARVPGVIRQRQAANARERDRTNSVNTAFTALRTLIPTEPADRKLSKIETLRLASSYISHLDNVLLLGEAGDGQPCHTSASSYYPGTRVTETESNQPKQICTFCLSNQRRMNKDRDRKSTIRS